The window GTTGTTGAACTTTTTGAGGGTTCTCTTGgaatgtgaattttatttttttttttaggccCTGTATGCTTCCAAGATTATCTCATATGCACAAGGCTTCATGCTGCTGAGACAAGCAGCCAAAGAATTTGGCTGGACACTGAATTATGGTGGTATTGCACTGATGTGGAGGGGAGGCTGCATCATCAGAAGGTAATTGAGATTGAACAGCAACAGAATTCAACAACAGAATCACtagattggaagagacctccaagatcatcgagtccagcccatgccctaacaccacAACTGATTGCCACATCAGTCTTTTTTTAGATGAGATGAGGAGGTAACCTGGCTGCTGAGGGGAGAAGAGCAGGCAGTTTAGTTTATGAGGTGCTTGGCTGACAAGCCTAGAGATTTCCTTGGAAAATCCATGGAGTTACTCTGCTGGTAAGATTCTGAGAGGCTGTAGACAACATCAAAGTTTACTAGATGAACCCACTATTCTGGTGGCTTaactgctgaaatatttcttgatCTTTGTCATGTTTGCAATCTGAGTCTGGCTGGGTCAAGTTTTGGCACTGCAAGTTTTGGATTCTGGGCTTTGTTGAAAGCTGTGACATTTATTCCTGGTTAACTTTTGCCTAGTGTGTTCCTGGGAAAAATCAAAGATGCTTTTGATCGCAATCCTGGGCTCCAGAATTTGCTGTTGGATGATTTCTTTAAGAGAGCTGTAGAAAACTGTCAGGTAAGTTCCAAGGAAAGGAGACcacaaaaacaataattaaCAGCCAATACTGTCACGGTTCTTCTCTTTGATACTGACCAAGTTATGACTGGAAACTGAAGGTTCCCATTTTACTGTAACAGAATAGCCTTAGGCAGAAATCCAGCAATTCAGGAGGgtcatatattcatatatatacCCATATATATACCCATATATATACCCATATATATACTCGTATATATATGAGTATATATATGAgtatatatacttatatatatatatgaggAAAAAAGGCCTGGCCTGTGTGAACATTCTCACCACTGGCCTGTGTCTTGTGCCTACTGTGCAGTTGGATTCCAGCTGAGCAGATCATAAAGCTCTGTTCCAGTACCATTGTTTGCAGCAGCCCCAGAACAACAGATCCACACATTCTTTAGGCCTGTGTCTGTACAAATAGTGTCCGGGTTTGGAGCTGACAGGAGGAATTGAAACCACATTATCTGGGCAAAAAAAGAAGTCTCATATTATCATTAGTAGTGCTTGTAACTGAATCTGAATCTGAATATTCCATGCAAATGACTAGACCAGATGAACAGTTGAACTCAGGATGATCCACGTCTGTCTGCAGTATCAGTGCTGTCCTTTCAGGCCCTTGGGCAAGCTTTGTTCTGTGCTTGGTGAGAGCTCCTGGAAGTGCCTCAGAGCTCAGAACATTCTCCCTTCCCCACTGAATCCATGCTTTTGAGATGCTCTGACCACGTTTATGTGAAAGAACAGCAtccttgcttgcttgcttgctgtGATTTGACTGCATGTCTCAGCTGTTCTCATCCTGCTGTTAACTCTCTTACTTGCTATTATTTTAGATCAACCTCATTTATATAAAATCAGCATATAtcatatatgatatatatataaatatagtatatataaaTCAGCAAATACTGCTGCAGTATTTGCTCAGCCTTGGTTATTAGATTTCATAGAACATGAACTAGCACACACAGTTGTAGTGGAGTAGTTCATGTGCCTGCACATATCTCTGAGCGAGCACTGATCAgttttccccctcttttcctctcccccagGAGTCCTGGCGCCGTGTGATCAGTACTGGAGTGCAGATTGGAATCCCTATGCCCTGCTTCACTACAGCACTTTCTTTTTATGATGGATACAGGCATAAGATATTGCCAGCTAACCTGATTCAGGTAGGTACTGAAATCTCATTGTGCTGTTAtttaaatactgctttaaaGGCCTCAATGGCAATACGTCCTAATCACTCACAGTATGGGTTGCTTAATATATTTCTATTGTACCTGAAACTCATGTCAGTAAAACACTTAGAGACTTTAGCTGGATAAAGAACACCAGAGATACTGGTATGGCAGTGCCCAGTGTGTGTTTGTATTCCATCCGTGAACCAAGGGTAATGATATATTTGAACCCAAATGGTTTGTAGAGAAGTATCTTTGAATGTTTGGATGTATGGAAGTGCTTGTTTTTTAGATTAGTACCAAGCAAAAATCCTATACTTGCATTTCTGCAGAACTCTTAATTTAATTATTAGATATTAGTAAATTTTTCATTGCAGTGGTTTTGctaataatgagaaaataattttgagtgTTATAATATTGGAGTCTAGTCTTATTTCTAGTATTCCTTGTTAGGTAACAGTAGGTGCAACTTCTAGAACTCATATGGTATTGACATTTGTGTGTCTGGTTTGTCTGTGTGTTCTCATTCCAGGCACAGCGTGATTACTTTGGTGCACATACATATGAATTGTTATCAAAACCAGGGGAATTTATCCATACTAACTGGACAGGCCATGGAGGAAACGTGTCCTCTTCTGCTTACAATGTCTAATGGAAATCCTTCCACTTGGAGCCAAGATACTGGAGATCTCAGATATTTCTTCTAGAATATCACTTTTTACTGTACTCTGCTAGAACTTTTGTTTGGACACTTTTGTAACAACTTGTGGGTGTATTtcatacatatatgtatatctCTCTATATGTATcatataagaaaacaaaataaatttagttATAAATGTGTTGAggtgttttctttccactggTGCTGGCCAAAACTaggtaaaatgtttttgtgcagTATTTAGTAGAATTTATAGTTATGTTAGGTTTATAGTATTGTAGTGTATAAAGTCCTAGGGATGAAGACTGAGGTGACTGCAGTTCAGGAATTGCTGAGATGGAGAGTGGCAAACAGCACATGAACTTAGGAGGTTGCAGGCAGATAAAGGCCTTTCTTTCGTTGCCATGGTTTATTCCTAACAGGCAGGAGCTTGGCTCTTACAGATTTAATTCCTGGGCATTCAGCTGCTCAGTCTGTCACACTGAGCTCTCTGTGCTTTTGTAGAAGGTGGGATGGATCAtggagaaacaaaattaattttctccctcCAATTGTTGTTCCTAGTTTTAAGGTCTGGCATAAAGACTTTGCATTGCTGTGTGCTTGCACTTTCCCCCCAAATCTCCCCGATTCTTTGCCTCTTCTTCCAATGGGGCAATTAAAAATACCCACAGCAGCATGCAAAGTTGACTGTATTTTATATCCTCTCCCTGCAATGCCAGTCATCTTCATGTTATAAATTATATTAGACAACTAGGTCTATTAAATGAACGAcaatttaagtaaaaaataatacaatttagtaaaaaaaccccaaacaatttAATTTGCCAGTAATTAAGTATGATTAAAACATGAGCAAAACTGACCAGGGTACAGAGAGGGCTCCTCACCCTACCTCAcctacaaaacaaagcaatttaaaCTAAACttattaatgaatatgtataagcataTAGTATGTATTTCCTGTAAGTTTCTTCCCATTTTCAATTCTTAAGTTATACGTCACTGTCCTTCATGGCCCATGCTTCACTTGTTGCTAGGGGGTCTTCAGTCCTCTTTTGGTCTTTGGATGAAGGCTTACACTCATCCTCGTCCTCTGGATAACCTCACAGCTTGCACGTCTGTACCAAGTGTTGTGTTATGTAAATAAGCACCGTGTTCCAATAACTAGCCTTGCATTTCATAGTTAAAACCATAATTTCAGACCCTATGCCTGAAGTCATTCCAGCTTGGTCCATCTCAAGGTCGATTCTGTCTTGAGacattacttattttaaaactacatcCTATACCCTATTTTTAACGTGTAACATCTGCAAAGGGTCCATCTGCCTTGTAACACTAATTCCCTTTATTGctttataataataacaactttCCAAATAGTTACAATTGAGTTAGCACGAATCATCTCCGTTTATCACATTCAGGACTTCTGAAAATTCACCTGGTCTCtagcctttttatttctcaaaatctGTTAAATTTTGTGCTGTGCACACtgatttttgtattaatttttggCCATATGTATTTCTGCTGAGACAGCTATTTAGTCACTAGTTGAATACCTGTATACGGTGAATTTCAGTGTGAGGTACCTTTCAGCAGAGCGGGCAGAAAGCCTCGGCAGTTCCATGGAACAAGTGCGTACCGCGGGCGGCAGCGCCGCTGCACGGCGGGGCCCGCGCCCCCCTCACAGCCCCGACATggcggcggccccgccccgcgcggGAAAGGCGGGAGATCGTGAGGGCGGCCATGGCGGAGGCCGGCGGCGGGAGATCGTGAGGGCGGCCATGGCGGAGGCCGGCGGCCACGAGCAGCAGCTGCTCGCACAGGTACGGGCGGCACACGGCGGGCCGAGCCGGCTTCGGGGGTTGGGGCGAGGCCGGTGTGTCACCGGCCGCCCCTGCCTTGCTCCCTGCAGAGGCTGAAGGCCGCGGTTCACTACACGGTCGGGTGCCTGTGccaggaggtggaggaggacAAGGACGTGCGGTTCAGCAAACAGAGCATCGCAGCCATCTCGGAGATCACCTTCCGGCAGTGCGGTACAGCGGGGTTACCTGCGGCTGCTCACCGCAGCGCCTGGGTCTGTGCAGGAGCCGTAGCTGGAGACACAGGGCTTCCAAAATCGAACTAAATGTCACCGGGGCATTCTCttgcattatatttttttaagtacaatAAATGCTAGTTCAACTTTTCAGACCTGATAAAAGCATTTAGATGTATGAGGGAACATTGTGTACGAGTACAACCTGCTTGTGTACGAGTGGTGCCTAATACCCAGCTATGGTCACCTCTCTTAATTGATTTGGATAACTTGTGTATCTCTTCCCACCCAGTATTTTAACATACATGAcatctttgtgttttctctagAAATCTTTGCAAAAGACCTCGAAATGTTTGCAAGGTACGCACTGATTGTTACAAAggtttaacttttttttttgttagctcCTAGATAGTCTTTAAAACGTGTCTTGTAACTCAAGCTTTAAAGGGCTTGGCTGGCTGCTTAAATAGTGTCTGTAAAGTGATGAAATAGAAATTCCCTGTAGGTGCTTTTTGATCTTGGCCTCTTATGGTC is drawn from Parus major isolate Abel chromosome 21, Parus_major1.1, whole genome shotgun sequence and contains these coding sequences:
- the CENPS gene encoding centromere protein S, coding for MAAAPPRAGKAGDREGGHGGGRRREIVRAAMAEAGGHEQQLLAQRLKAAVHYTVGCLCQEVEEDKDVRFSKQSIAAISEITFRQCEIFAKDLEMFARHAKRTTVTTEDVKLLARRSNSLLKYITQKSEELASSNMEQKEKKKKKSSAAKGERTPGEQETAVSENEDSNMA